The Toxotes jaculatrix isolate fToxJac2 chromosome 20, fToxJac2.pri, whole genome shotgun sequence DNA segment TGAGGCTCGCAGTCAAAGAACAGGTAACGCTTGCTTATCTCACAGTCTCAGCTGATATGAGCTAAGTAGGTTTGATTAGGATTAGATATGTTTCTATTGCCTTTTGTTGACTGCCAAATACAGCCCAATAACTTGCTAGGCTAACCGGCTAACCGACCGGCTGCTTCCAGGGCTGTCAATGAACTGAAAGGAGCCATTGCTTGTTAGCCAACTGCTAACGCTAAGTGACAGGCATGTCTGCACCCTTTGCCACGtttcagtgtgctgctgttgcAGACATTTGTGAGGGTGGGGTTAAGAAAGGAGGCTAAGTTAATGctaataccaaaaaaaaaaaaaagtccagcaaTCAGCTGATGATTTTGTAAACATGCTCAGGCTTGGGTAGACTGGTTGTAGCTGGCTCAGGGGTTTTCTTTGTGGAAGTCTCAAGCCACTTCTCTGTTTCAGGGGGACCTGGTTCGCCAGATGAAACAGGATGGTGCCCCTGATGTGGATATTACTAAAGCTGTGGCTGAACTGAAAGCGAGGAAGAGAACTCTGGAGGCCAAGGTGAGTCATTTGAAATTCAGTGCAACTCTGAATTTTAATGCACTTAATTCATTTTGAATGCAGACTTCTTAGTGAAGCAAAATCATTACAGATTCTCTGCCGAGCCTTGCATCATTATTTTGGAGGATAAATGACACATTACATATGATTTGCAGCTGTAAGTGCTTACTCACCGCACTTGTCAACTCTCCCTCAAATAATCAGGCTGTGCCACAAATACTGATACCATCAAAATTAGGGAAGTGTGACCTTGCAGACGTTCACTTGTAGTAATCCACCATGTTAACAAGCAGACGGGACATGACATCATGGCAGATTCGGGGTGTTCAATTCAGacattacaaacaaacaaaaagcaattTTTCACACATTGAAACTAATTTAAAATGATATGTAATAGTATATTCTAAGATAAAAGATCTACTTACTAGCTCCTCTAGTATCCTTAGTTCCAAACATAGGTCACATAATTATACATGAGCCAGCTCCATTTGGTAACTGAAAACCATGTGGAAGTGGTTGAAAGCTAGTAAGCAGACCTTTGAGGtgagcttttttaaaattttagtCATGTAAATATATTCCCAAAGACCAAGAACGAGCTTCTATGGATCTCAGCTATATCCTAAAGTCTTTGAGAGCATGGTCTATGTAAGAGAAATTATTGTAAATATGACTTTAATTTCAGGAACTGGCGTTACAACCCAAAGATGACATCGTTGACAGAACTAAGATGGAGGATACCCTCAAGAGGCGATTCTTCTACGACCAGGCCTTTGCCATCTATGGAGGTAAGATTGAGGCTGCTGTTAATGGGAATTAAGGGTTTCGGCTGGTGCGTACACGACCGTACACACAGTCTTTAAGCATTCTGTTACCATGCAGTAATTCCTCACAGGTGTGAGCGGCCTGTATGACTTCGGCCCCGTGGGCTGTGCCCTGAAGAACAACATCTTGCAGGCCTGGAGGCAGCACTTCATCCAGGAGGAGCAGATCCTGGAGATCGACTGCACCATGCTGACCCCTGAGCCTGTTCTCAAGTATGTGCATTTAAATGCTTTCTGTCTGCTGatgtaactgtgtttttgtcacagaGTGCCTGGTGGTTCCTAGAGTCAGCTCCCAAGTGCTGAACTGTGGGTTTTTATTAACAGGCACATATTGATTCTGCGGTTTTATGCATGGAAACTGTCACCATAGCAGCTTTCCATAGCCCGGCTGcagatacatttttaaaatagaaataaaaagaataaaatattaactttttttttcataatgcaTCTTATTCCTTGTTtgttacattattttttcaCCAGGACGTCAGGACATGTGGACAAATTTGCTGACTACATGGTGAAAGATGTCAAGAATGGTGAATGCTTCAGGGCTGACCACCTCCTCAAGGGTAAGCCTTTTGTACTTCTGcctcttttatctttttcagTATATTCAGAGACCTGACTTCCTCTCCAGTGTAAACTAACGATTAGTCATCCTAAACGTGTGAGGTCTTAGCAAGTTTTTCATCTGTATTATTCACGGTATTCAGCAAAGGGAGGCATGGACACAGTCCAAACTTGTACTGTCAGTGGCTGCTCCTGGTTGGCTAGTTTTTGAGTATCACTGTTGTGCCTGAGGGAGAATGGAAGTGGTTGGACCAGCAGAAATCACACAGGGCTTTCAAAGCAATACAAGCTGCTGGGATCACAGTGGCTGGAGCTGTGCCAAAAAATCTGGCGGAAAAAAATTTCAGATATGGGGAGAAGAACATGTCGGTCCCTGAAAGGCTTGGTGACAAATTGACTCAGATGCTGTAAGAAATAATACAATGAAACTCCTTCTGATTCATGAATGTCTCTGCTGTTCAGCTCATCTCCAGAAACTGATGTCTGATAAGAAGTGTACAGCGGAGAAGAAGGCTGAGATGGAAGAAGTCATCACTCAGGTCAGTGGTGACTGagtgaaaatgctttttttcagGGGTTATGTGGAAAAGCTGTTACAGACAAAGCTATAGATGATTCACTCTACTGTTTTTGTCCAACAACCATTTCAGATGGACAACTACACCCAGCAAGAACTGACCGATCTGTTTGTGAAATACGCCGTCAAGTCACCCACCACAGGAAATGACCTCACACCTCCTATTTCCTTCAACCTGATGTTTCAGACGTCCATTGGACCAGGGGGGAATATGCCAGGGTAAAATGCAGCATAAAACGTCCTtaaatgttttcagatttgTATCGTTATTGAAATATTCTAACCTAACTTTGAACCTGCAGCTATCTGAGGCCTGAAACAGCTCAGGGAATCTTCCTCAACTTCAAGCGTCTTTTGGAGTTTAACCAGGGAAAACTGCCctttgctgctgctcagatcGGAAACTCCTTCAGGAACGAAATCTCTCCTCGCTCTGGACTCATCCGTGTTAGGTGAGCGCTACTCTGCCTCGACTACTGCTTTACACATTTTGTCCTGGCACTTGAAGAGAAGTGATTTTAGGGATTAAACAGGAATGTAACCGCTctacatttccacacagagagtTCACCATGGCTGAGATTGAGCACTTTGTGGATCCCAATGAGAAGGTCCACCCTAAATTCTCCAATGTAGCTGACCTGGACATCATGTTATACTCCTCTAAGGCCCAGACCAGCGGACAGTCTGCACAAATCATGAGGCTGGGAGATGCTGTGGAGCAGGTAGGAATCACTAAGATCAGAAGATTGTAAATTTAATCTCTATAAATCTCAATGAAAGTGATTTACAAAAGAGGTTAAATATTTGACAGAAGGTTGTTTTAACTAAAGGTTCATTATTTTTatcaaactgctgtttccaagatcaagattatttattttttcttaaatccTGCCTCACACAGGGAGTGATCAATAACTCCGTCCTGGGATATTTCATCGGGAGGATCTACCTCTACCTTACTAAAGTTGGTATCGCCAAAGACAAGCTCCGGTTCCGACAGCACATGGACAACGAGATGGCTCACTATGCCTGTGACTGCTGGGACGCTGAAACCAAAACCTCCTATGTATGTtacattgctgtttttttttttttatgccttatCAGGGAGTCAACGTACTGGTCCTCAGAGTAATGCTTTGTCTCTTGCAGGGCTGGATTGAGATTGTGGGGTGTGCTGACCGGTCTTGCTACGATCTGAAATGCCATGCACGAGCCACAAAGGTCCCTCTGGTTGCTGAGAAGCCTCTTAAAGAACCCATATCCTTAAATTGCAGCAAttaacacagcaaaacaaaaaaaaaagtcaagactTTGATCCATCAAATGCCTAAGAAAGTACTCCGCTGTTCTAGCTATTCTTCTGTCATTCTCCTTAATTTCTCCACACAAAGTTGTAAATGTCGTCCAGTTTGAGCCCAACAAAGGAGCCATTGGGAAGGCGTACAAGAAGGATGCCAAGATAGCCATGgagtatctgtctgtgtgtgacgaATGCTTCATTACAGAACAGGAGCAGCTACTTAATGAGACTGGGTGAGTGCTGTTAATGGCAGACAGTCATACGGGGGCAAAAGGGGCAACTGATGAAACACTATGGTTTTATAATTTCCAAAACAGTCAGTATCTGTATTTTCACTCCACAGAGAGTTTACCATCGAGACAGAGGGCAAGACGTTCAAACTCACAAAGGACATGGTCAGTGTGAAGCGATTCCAGAAGACGCTGCATGGTGAGACTCGCTTATATAAGATGCAAGGAAAATTATGTTGGGGAAATTGAGAGCGACAACTTCTGTAATACACAActtctgcctgtctttctgtctgtctgtccgtgtTGCCCACAGTGGAGGAAGTTGTTCCAAATGTAATTGAGCCCTCCTTTGGCATTGGTAGGATCATGTACACCATCTTTGAGCACACATTCCACATCAGAGAAGGTGACGAACAAAGAACGGTGAGCAGATCGGTGCTGAGTTACACTGTATGCTGTCCCTGTAAAATGCCACTGCTTTACCCATCACTGGAAAACAAAGGCTACTTGTTGCTGCTAACTCTTACAGTATTACTGAAAGTCAAATAGTTCACAGCTGGCACTTGGTCTCTGTAATGACGACTGGTGTTTTATCTTTTCAACAGTACTTCAGCTTCCCTGCTACTGTAGCTCCATACAAATGCTCCGTCCTGCCTTTGAGTCAAAACCAGGAATTCGTGCCCTTCGTGAAGGAATTATGTAAGTGCCCACATAATTATATCGTATATGCTCTATTTATGTCTGAAGAGGAGAATTATTATGTTCTACAGTCTAatgtttcttctctccttctgccTCTTAGCTGAGGCCATGACCAAGAACGGCGTGTCTCACAAGGTGGACGACTCCTCGGGATCCATCGGGAGGCGCTACGCCAGGACCGATGAGATCGGAGTGGCGTTTGGCATCACCATCGACTTCGACACAGTGAACAAGACGCCTCACACAGCTACTCTGAGAGACCGAGACTCGATGAGGCAGATCAGGGCCGAGGTACAGCAACAGTTCCTGTGATTATTGTCATTTCTAATACACAGCAACTGTGTATTGGAGTCTTAAGTGTTGCCAAAACATGGGTTACTAAACAGTGGATGCTGACACGCTGCATTCACTGTGAATCCTGTGCAGGAAGGTGTAAAGGGCAATACACAGACGTACGTTAACAACGTCTGCACCTATCATATTCTGTGTAAGCCTGCACTCAGGGTGGCGTCTCATTTTGACTTTAATTCCCTTGAAAAATGAATACCAAAAATCCTTGGTAAAGTGTTTGACGTTGCTTCAGACATTTTTCAGTTACACAGAGCAGCATTTCGGTtgtagttacacacacacacaccatttaaCACAATCAAGTTAAAcactcacctctctctcctcaggtcAGCGAGTTGCCAGTGATCGTTCGGGATTTGGCCAACGGCACGTTGACTTGGGCAGAAGTGGAGAGCAAGTACCCCATCTTTGAAGGACAAGAGACCAGCAAGAAGGACACGGTTGAAGAGTAAAGCTCACTTGTCTGCTAGCCACTCCATGAAAATCCACAGACTTGTTGCATATGCATCACCAGGAAGAATATATTGCAACTGTATTGTGATAAGCTATAGTGGTGCACCGAGCCCTCCTTGTGTTCTACACCACTGCAATCACTAAAAATGTCATGTATTCATCATATCTAACAGTTGTGGAAAAAGCTTGCACAGGACTGTTGTTTCTTCGACGAGCAACATTTCATCCATGTATGACCATGTCAATATGATTTAAAAGGGAGTAAATGTAATCAGGTTGTTTGAGTCGTCAGTGGAAGGAGGCCTCCACCATTCCAGTTTTCAGGCAGATTGGATTGAGATATTTAACagtttcaaataaaaacagccagCACTTACTGGACACGGGCATATGCatcagctgcagtgttttctaTTGAGTTGTGACGTACAACCACAAATGTCTCTGCCATCACTTGCAAAATAAGACAAGGCGAGGGGCTTTCAAATGTTTAAGTTAAATTTAGCCCATTAAAAAGGGAAATGGGAGTTAAAGCCTCAGCTGTTCATTAAAAGACTTGGGGAATGTGCGCTGCTTTATCATAACCTTACATAAATATCCTGATGAACtagctgcagctttttaaacAGTGAGGGTTAACTTTAACCTCTAGGTGGCTTTAGATGGTTCATCATTAACAGGAAGCTCTACGGGGAGTCCCCTGGCACTTGAGTAAGACCTTACAGCAGAgggtattttcattttttaaaaaaatctgggaATTTACTACAATTAACtagataataaaaaaatgtggaaattcAGACTTATTGTCCAATGCCAATGGCAGAATAACTGGGTAAAGTGAGCAAGTGGCTCAGGGTCCCAAGGGTAAACGTATAAAAAAAGTGTTTAGGTATATGCACTACTAAAATACAGTATCATCTGAAGTGGCTCttgcattattattaatgttgcAAAGGGCCCCAGTATAGTTTTAATATCCTTGTTGTTTTAGTTTATGTTGTACTCAGGTCATGGTTACATATTCCTAAATACATTAGTGCTGAATCAAATTTCTGGGCATCTGTGCAAAATGTAGTACTATTTGTAATCTGCTGTTTGCACCACACAGATAATAGAGGGTCAAAAGAATCCCAGCAGTCTGACTTGGACTCACATTTGTggcagaatgaatgaatttttttCTGAGCTTCCTGGAGGAGGATGATGCAACAGAAAGCCCTGGTTTCAGAGAACTTACCAGAGGCAGAGCGAGTAAAAGCAGGCACCTCCCCATCTAGTTCCTCAGTCTGAAGAGAGGTGAAATCACTTGAGGCCAGAGGAGTCGCTGAGCAGGGAGCTTTTTGTCAACATGGAACAAGTACTGGCACCTTTAAGGGAGGCTGTGAGGGAACAGGTGAGTTATTCCGCCCAGGtacacacctgcacagagagaaatcagAAGTGTTGATTGGAGAGttgttttgtattcatttttcaGAGCCGTTACATGCTTCAAAATTATTTCTGTTTGGATCATGAAGTgatcattttataattttaGTTCTAGCATCAGTAACATTAGAATACTGTAAAAAATTGTTAATTTTTACatagtttgactttttatgagCTTGAAAACAGATGTGAAACATTGTCTATAGAACGTTTGCAAGCTGTTTGGGTAAACTGCCATGACAGATTTCATATGTACATCATGGGATGTTTTTCaattaatacacatttgttaAATTGATTAGAAATTATACATATGACAGAGTTTCATGGGGTGAACACTGAAGGGAAACCGGTCATTACAGCTTTAAACATACACTTGTCACTTTAATGGCAAAGAGTATTTTTTCACTATAATTTATGTATAAATGATGAGTAAAACTGACCAGTTCTATCTGCAATTCATACCAAGATATACAACAAATTTACATCCTGACTGGTCATTTCCCGCCAGTGGCCATCACCTCAACTGTGCTTACCTTGTGCCCACTGCTTTTAATCTACTAAAACTACACTGCAAAAGAGGGTTAATAAATTTAAAGATAGAATAAAAGGTTGAATTTTAAGGTGTGTGAGAGCGAAGAGGAGGTAAAACATGGTGTTTTTCTGCAGGGTGACTTGGTGCATCAGTTGAAGGAGGAAGGCGCCTCAGAGCATGAGGTGAGCAAAGCTGTGGCAGAGCTGAAAGCCCGGAAGAAGATACTTGAAGCAAAGGTCAGAAACTCTCAACTGCTGGTTAATCTTTTCCTGATAACCTTTGGCTCCACTTTCAAATTTCGTTATAGAATATTTACTTTCCATGTAATTTGGGTATTTTATAGAATAATTTTATTAACCATTGCATCCTCACATCTAGGAGCTAGCTTTGCAGCCTAAGGATGATGCAGTGGACAGGGTGAAAATGGAGGACACCTTAAAGCGGAGATTCTTTTACGATCAGGCTTTTGCCATATATGGAGGTAAAGTACCATAATGATTGCCACCATAGAAAGGAAAACCGAAACCACACAGCAACGTTCCAATGCTGTTGAGACCTGGAGACTAAATTAAGAATACAAAAATATGATAGTGCCATAGCATGCACAGTTCAAGAAAGATATTATAGGAAACATTTCACTATAAATCCTAATTTCTGATTGGTTTGCCTttgaaaactgacttttttctcaGGTGTGAGCGGCCTGTATGACTTCGGCCCTGTGGGCTGTGCCCTGAAAAACAACATCCTGCAGGTGTGGAGGCAGCACTTCATCCAGGAGGAGCAGATCCTGGAGATCGACTGCACCATGCTGACCCCCGAGCCTGTCCTCAAGTAGGTGCCAGCAAACTCATAATCCAGCTGCTCTTGACTAAGTTTAAGAAATTTAAGCTCGACTTGCAGTTAAACTGTCCtaaaacctgctgctgcttctcaggACGTCAGGGCACGTGGATAAATTTGCTGACTACATGGTGAAAGATGCCAAGACCGGAGAGTGCTACCGAGCTGATCACCTCCTCAAAGGTGACTCAGTCTTCCCACCATTACATCATTTAGAGGATTTAAAAGGAGACCCACCTGGTGCAGTCCTCTCCTGAGTTTTCCATTGTTTCTTTGTATTTGCAAAGAAGGTGTCAGGTTTCGTCCCTGAAGAGGTGCATGATCTGGTGACCTGTAAGCCAAACACAATCAAAGGAGCAGATAATTACTAGCTGAGCTGTTATCGTCCAAAGTATATTCATCTGAAACTTGCACATCATAGATGAGAATAaccacagactgtcagaatATAGGATACTAATCAACCTGCCACTAGATTTTGGTGATATTTTCCACCTCTCTGCATCGGTTTTTCTGCAGATCCAGTTTAACAGAATGCGTAAGGTCAACTGAAAGGACAGGTTTTTACCTGTCTTACTGggttatatatgtatatacggGGTCGGGTGGGGGTGTAAGGGAAAGGCGAAGTGGGAATGGGGCGggagttcttttcttttcttttcctttttagcTGCTCCTTAAATTAGAGTCTGTCTGTTCATCAATAAATGCAGTATATTTTAATTATAGTAGCATGAGTTTATTTATATGTCAAGTAAAGACATTTACGTGAagaccattttttaaaaaacctgtTATTCTAAATATTTTTGGTGAGTGACGGCTGCTAACAGAGGTGTTTGTTTCCTCACAGCTCACTTAAAAAAACTGATGTCTGACGAGAAGTGCTCGGCGGAGGTGAATGAGATGGAGGATGTAATCACTCAGGTGGGTGTTTGGTGAAAACACTGACATCTGCtggtagagaaaaaaaaaatcatctataGCATTGCTGTTGTTTCACTTTCAGATGGATAACTACACTCAGCAGGAGCTGGCTGATCTGTTTGTGAAATACAGCGTCAAGTCTCCCTCTACAGGAAATGACCTCACACCTCCCATCTCCTTCAACCTGATGTTTCAGACATCCATTGGGCCAGGAGGCAACATGCCCGGGTACCGACCGGCttcacacacaccatctgtcTCAAGTGTCTCACGTGAAAAAGCGTTTGCTGTGTTGAAACTGTGTAattgttt contains these protein-coding regions:
- the LOC121200716 gene encoding glycine--tRNA ligase-like, with protein sequence MLLRSAASALLRTSTEISSFCPVSTVRFVRQSLRYPPRNRPFSTSVCLCKKKKKSLWLQLAEGQTMDGNIEEILAPLRLAVKEQGDLVRQMKQDGAPDVDITKAVAELKARKRTLEAKELALQPKDDIVDRTKMEDTLKRRFFYDQAFAIYGGVSGLYDFGPVGCALKNNILQAWRQHFIQEEQILEIDCTMLTPEPVLKTSGHVDKFADYMVKDVKNGECFRADHLLKAHLQKLMSDKKCTAEKKAEMEEVITQMDNYTQQELTDLFVKYAVKSPTTGNDLTPPISFNLMFQTSIGPGGNMPGYLRPETAQGIFLNFKRLLEFNQGKLPFAAAQIGNSFRNEISPRSGLIRVREFTMAEIEHFVDPNEKVHPKFSNVADLDIMLYSSKAQTSGQSAQIMRLGDAVEQGVINNSVLGYFIGRIYLYLTKVGIAKDKLRFRQHMDNEMAHYACDCWDAETKTSYGWIEIVGCADRSCYDLKCHARATKVPLVAEKPLKEPKVVNVVQFEPNKGAIGKAYKKDAKIAMEYLSVCDECFITEQEQLLNETGEFTIETEGKTFKLTKDMVSVKRFQKTLHVEEVVPNVIEPSFGIGRIMYTIFEHTFHIREGDEQRTYFSFPATVAPYKCSVLPLSQNQEFVPFVKELSEAMTKNGVSHKVDDSSGSIGRRYARTDEIGVAFGITIDFDTVNKTPHTATLRDRDSMRQIRAEVSELPVIVRDLANGTLTWAEVESKYPIFEGQETSKKDTVEE